DNA sequence from the Alosa sapidissima isolate fAloSap1 chromosome 13, fAloSap1.pri, whole genome shotgun sequence genome:
ATAGCCGTAATAATATTTAGATAGGTCTTTTATGTCAGGGAGAGAACATCCAGaaacatctttgttttcaagtagcggGGAATTCAAGctaaaccgttgcaactctgccatcaatcattatgttaagcccgcctaacgtctctatacactatgtgattggccctatcgaagtttaatttttccagcttgcgagccaacggagagttgctagactagccctagcagcaaattacatttgttgcagctagggtgcgtctagatttctaggctaggtctAAGGTCTATGAGGTTATGAACTTGTTGGGTGAAGGCAATTGGTTTGTTACGACACAGATGCTTACCCATAGGATTACATTTAAAGTTGGGTGGTTATTGGTTATAGCATTCGAACTCTATTGGAGTGACTTTACTTATTTTTGTCTACAGTGGAAATGTGCAAGAATAATAAGGCTCAGCTTTCTAAATACTGAAGTTTCACATTAAGTGTTTTTTTCCTATATAGGGGACGGAGGAAGTTTGTGTCAGTTTGTGCACATAATCAACAGTAGCATAGTTGACACAAGTGTCTCGTTTCTTTTTGAGTAGGCCAAGTGTTCAACATCAGTTTTCAATATGGATTTAATTTCACCCATAGCCTTAATGATATTTAGATAGGTCTTTTATGTCAGGGAGAGAACGGCACATCGGCCTGTTTGGAGGGGCATGGCCCCCTAAGGCCCGCCCATGACTCAACGCTGGCAGTCGGTTCTCCAACTTTGGGACACTTACTCACTTGGACACTAAACTGCATGTATACAGTTTGACTAACCTAAGTTGGTGTCCTTCCAAACCTGACATTGCTGGCAAGTGCTacccttttttgtttttttgagaCCTCCGCTGGCAACTTTAAAGCCAGTCTACATTTACGTTACGTGTATATGTTCATTGAGCAGACGCAACTTATAATGAataacattcaattcaacattcAAAGTCTAATCTTGGTGCCTTTGTCTTACTGCATTTAGCGCAACTTAACAAAATGGATGATTGGGAAGAGGTAAGAAGACAATTTACACATTTTGGTATTATAAATAGTTATAAATGTATATGTGAATAAATTATCATGTATGTGTCAGATGGACAAGGTAGAGTGGGTGAAAAGCTACAATCTGTTAACAAGCTTAATTTCTTACTCTGGTTCAGAGCAAATTGTATTTGTTTAAATTTTCAGGAGCCGGTCGCTACTAGCACTATCACAAgttttggtgagtgtgtgtgtgttttttttttttatttacttatttatttattttttttaaaatctacTGTAAGTAATGTCTTTTTGCCCACTGAGTTTACTCTACTGAAGCCATGTTTTAAATAGTGTCCATTAAAATTTAATGGAAACTAGCTTGATTGTAGGCAAAGGGGTTTCATCAACCTGATAAGTCATTTCTCTATGAGAATATTTTCAGATCGTGTGTAGACCTAAAGGGGAAACTgatttaaattttttttttttttttttttttttttaaatctgaaGTTCCTTTGCTGTTATTGAGGTAGAGAGACAGGTCTGAGGTagctgacgagccagacccacattaaaatgtagggtctgggcactcaccgttgggagtgctcagtccgaggggcgggataatcggttgtctgtcaaattccctctgcatgcaataggacagcactacatctcatgagtcccatgcgttttcccaccagcgaaGCCAGTGTGCTAGTTCAagcttttgccaacttaaaaaaaaaacttgtaagttttcaagtagcagggtaTTCAAGCTAAACCGTTgccagggctgtagtactcgagtccggtcttggactcgagtccggactcgagaccgtttttctatggtctcggacttgtctcggactcgctagtatttggacttggtcttgtctcggtctcggccactggtcttgccaaatatggcttttggtctcgaccgagtccaggtgtctttagggccatcaaaattaatgtgttaatcgccgcgattcattttgaaatacataatgcgttacaaaatattaactcaatagtgtttacctttgtggggggctgatgtcacgtaacggaagccgcaaaacctaaaaccgcaagcctgagtttattttactgtctgtggagttagctgaagataaagaggaaccaacatttagccaaatagtagctttactgcaaactgcttttcactcttgttagataacgtttacaatgtcaaaatgcaccaactgcaacagttacataaagatgatacttttcggctcctctccattaagatcccaacttgaacgtatgctactccatttaattaagagcgcgtctgaacgcacacgagaaggagagaaaacgattggcaggctccagctggcttgtcgttgttgatgataattgatatctcctttttaatataagacacttataaaaggaaggcaacaaagacgaggttagaggagattgtggatttatccgatttccactactgaccagttataaacatgtatgtaggctgcactcactgtgatttgaaaaatggacaaaaatatgaagagttgtctttgcctttgtgtaatggaactggtgagtcttgaagtcttcaataatttgtttacatgaagcacatattatgccgattgaaacacattccattcagatagctaggtgactggctcaggctcatcattcacttttaattgcaaacagaaaatgtctagctagcatcatgtcattacatgcttctatttccaaaggaatgaaaactgtttataccaacttaatatcatgcttatcattgttaatattgtacaatacatgtggtacaaacaatattagagcttgtggactagctataggctgtatttcaatggagctggtaaaaaaaagatcattatgagaacgtggccacaatgggcttaaagtaacagtgcaccatttacaaatgagttaaacagcatcatatgtgtagtatttcttaagaaattaatactttaaaacacaattactgtgtcagtattatcatttaaataatataaaagtgttttacttttacctttgtggttactcattaattttgtgatttatgttgaagctttagtctttaggaactttttaattgcggttaatcgagatgaattcatttcaaaatatatattttgaatcgtttgacagccctataataatattggagaaggggaatggctacacttacaaatcctgggtgtgttcacactgtttttgcttttagataataataataataacccaaaatgattgtcttgatactgtcatgcacaagactttttttcctatcctggactcggtcttgactcggactcgaacctttttggactcggtcttgacttggtctcgactagtcctggtcttggacttgtcttggactcgacaaaggtggtcttgactacagccctgaccgttgcaactctgccatcaatcattatgttaagcccgcctaacgtctatacacgatgtgattggccctatcgaagtttaatttttccagcttgcgagccaacggagagttgctagactagccctggcagcaaattacatttgctgcagctagggtgcgtctagatttctaggctaggtctAAGGTCTATGAGGTTATGAACTTGTTGGGTGAAGGCAATTGGTTTGTTCCGACACAGATGCTTACCCATAGGATTACATTTAAAGTTAGGTGGTTGGTTATTGGTTATAGCATTTGAACTCTATTGGAGTGACTTTACTTATTTTTGTCTACAGTGAAAATGTGCACCCAGAAAGGTGCAAGAATAATAAGGCTCAGCTTTCTAAATACTGAAGTTTCACATTTAAGTGTTTTTTCCTATATAGGGGACGGAGGAAGTTCGTGGAACAGTGGAGGGCagaaaagcagcttctccagaAATGGTATGGTGGATTCAATTTGTGACTCAATAATTGAGGCGGTTATAATTTTAACAAATGATATATTTGTGGTTTCTAGACAATGAGAAAAGTTCCTGGAACAGTGGAGGAGGAGCATTTGGAGGAAGGGGTGGAAGTAGAGGTGATGACTTAATAAGTGTTGGAGAGTTCTTGCATTCATGTAGGCTTCGTTTTGCAGTGCTTTCACCCCTTTTTGTAGAAGATGACCAATCCGAAGTATATTTAAATTGTATCTAAATACATTTTCATGTGCTGAGGTACTCATTTCAAGATGGCTTTTTAAAGTGCACTGAAATTGTAGTGAGAGGAAAGTTCTATGCTCTTCAAGTAATGTTCATCACAATCCGATTTGCAGTCAACATAGATTGTTCACATTCATTAGATTTATGAATGCTAGAATATAAAAGGGACAACAACAATAATGGGTAGTACTGTGATGCCATAACATGCCTTGTACAAATTGTGTTGCTCAACAATTAGAAAAGCCATGCTCTGGAATTTAACCTGAATGTTTTCCTTGTCAggccgtggaggaggaggtggtgggttcAACCGGTCATTTTCCTCAGGTTCAGTTACATTTTGTGTAGTAACATGTCTTAGTAAGAGGGTCTTAATTCTGTCTCTCAAGGAACTAAATGTAGTGCATGTATTGAGAAAGTTAGTTAATTATGATGTATATCTGTTATGCTGCATTAGTTCTGCACTAGGTAAATGTTGTGCTATGAAGGCCTGAAAGACTTTACTAAAGGGTATaattaacaacaaaaaagaagTAATCAAAGAAAAAGATATTGGTATTTTATGGCCAAATTGTTATTTTATGTATCGGTCCTGAATTTCTTAATCGGTGCCTCCCTTAAAGTTAATTACTTTTTACTGAGATAATGAATTACAGTAGGTAGTGGTAGTCTCTGAAGGTCTGACTGTCTGAAATGTCAGTTGATCAATAAACCGGCCCTATACATGAAGCAGTGTCGCCCTTTCCATTTTTTTGTTACTTTGAAGAATATGTAGTAATTTGAAACTATTTTGCCAACTGAGCTGTATTTGAACCTAAAAAAGGACGTTTTGGCATGCACATGTGTCGGCATGCACATTATGTCGGCTGAACATAAGAGTAATAGAATGTGTCATTAAAAGCTTTTCTGTCTTATAGGAGGTGATGAAAATGGAAATGATGAAGGTGGTAGAGGGGGATTTCGAGGAGGCAGAGGCAAGTTTTGTAATCCCCATTTAATGTGATGTGTAAATAGCTCAGACTAAGATTCTGAATTGAGTCATCAATCGGTCATTATGCATGGTAGTGTTCATAGATGTTCTTATCACATGTTTGTAAGATATGGCTCCTTGTTACAGCCTAGAATAAAAAGGTATTAGTTATACACAGTAGGACTGCACATGCATTTAGTCATGAAAACTAATGGTTAACATTAATAGTGAAGGTAATTGCTTTCAAGTTGATCACATTTTGAATATGATCAACCCAAAATACTGCACTGCTATGCCATGGCCCCTTAAAGTGTTGGGAACCATTGACTGCATGTTAAGCGTTTCCACTCCTGTAGTGCATTGTTCATACAGCCtctagatcagtgtttcccaaactttttttctggggacccactttttaaaaatgacagaccatcgcgacccatttcacttcagatctaacatgcaaccaccaatattgttttaggccacaggttctcaaacttttatatgCCCCCCCTAACCATTCTACAGTGCCATATGTATACGTAATAGCGCCTAGGTCTggcctactaccactactattaCAGGGATTGGTGATGCACTGACTCAGTTTCCCACAACTCTTCAATCTCAAATACAcatgaaacaatgttaaatatTCAGAGCTATAAAATTCTCGCTCAgttttgtacaaacacacaacctcaggttttcctcatcctgctttgaacacagttgtgttgcattttgagcaccatCAGCATGGAAAGTTACCTAAAGAGAGCGTTTTAATGCGCATCCGAGAGTTTGGGATATTCTTGCATTCAACGCAATCGTCACTCTTCAACATAGTAAGCTGTTCCTGTATATCTAAAGagagatgttgtaggctacgttgcgttgcagacaaatggatccataacaacgttaattccgatgtaaacatagcaaataactcaagtcgttatattgtagTCTATTTCTGGAGGTTTCTTTGGAAAGTTGAATTCACAAGTTAAACGCTTGCTTGTTTGTAGGCCTTATACTAAGGCTGTGTATTGATGTTGTGACAAGATATgttgtaagaatgtgaaatgaataaataacagaacaagaggcttttgcgcaatagccaAAAAATAATAGTTTGCGAGGTGGAAAACAAgatttaaaatgtccatttaaattgtagccttaTATAATGCTCTGGTGTGcattttaaatccgaaataataaGGAATGAGACGAGgctgctattaactttaaagagtgcATCTACAATCGAAACTATCAGCCTATGACGCAAATTGAATAGCCATGCCCGGTATacggatgtctgctttagttgacagcatggtaactagattttaatcggtcaaTGGAAGCAGCTGTCTGTTAATGTTCATGctgattcttgaatttccccttggggatcaataaagtatctatctatcttgattcatgtcccttgcattttgcaactgcgaggtccatagcaggcgccccacagaaatgtttcattttgcgagtgaGATGCACGCTGCCCCCTCTGCGATGCGTTCtcccccagtttcagagctattctagggccgtgactgtggtaaacaaactacatcctaatagaaaactgatagCTTTCCTGGTTAAAtggtataagctaggcctattacgcaacataaattgtgctggcgacccaaataaaatctcctgcaacccacctgtgggtcgcgacctagtctttgggaaccaatgctcTAGATGGTGCAAATTGGCCTGGTAGCCTTTAATGTTGCTTGTTAAATATGTAAATTGCTTTAGTTGTGCAAATAATTTGTATCTCTTAACAGGTGGACGAGGCTCAAGGGGGGGTGGCGGATTCAGAGATTCATTTAACTCTGGTATTTGATATATACTTCTGTACAAAAATGACGAGTATTCCCCCTTGTGTGAATAGATGTAGTTTGTCAGTCATTAGGGTTccacttaaaggtgccatgtgtaatgtccgccaaaaaatcaattcatactccacattccttaaaagatggggcagtatacctccagaaagtgagttggtctaccctagagtaacaaccgagacacgtgtattgcagtttggctggcggttatgttgcccgcataccgcctcccatggccgaaactggtattatgacacctgtcgggctgtggctagtaatttagcatgctaatttaggttgatctctgcagcactataccttgtcatttttttaatgacatcatcgcccttatttcttctcattcttttgatgcgtgtagctcattttttggatatttttacctcaattcttacacatggcaccttttaaTGCTGATGTTGATGACTTGATAAATCGATTCACCATATTGAGTGTAgtgttgatttgatttgattttttcgCAGGGAATGATCAAAATGGAAATGACCATGGTAATGTGTCCATTTCATATTACTATATTAAAGTGTAATTTGAAAATGGTAAAAAGAGAATTTcactcttaaaggagaattccggcgatTTCATATAGATCTgttgaggtcaccgagtactgtgcccccagaatgtagcactgtagctctagctgttgtgaaacccCCGGAATTCTCCTTTGAAGTAAATCCCTACAGATGTGAATCATCTTGTAATGAGATGGTAATTTGATAACATGGAGGATTGTTTACTGGACTGTTTACTTTGCAGAATTCAATAGTGACTTTGGcggtagaggaagaggacgtGGTGGCAGAGGAGGCCGTGGCCGTGGTGGCTTCCAAGGTAATTGGTTGAAATGATATGAACGTTGATTGCCCTCTTGTGTTTCAAGCTAATGGTTACAATAGGCCTGATGCAGcctttgaaaatgtgtttttttttttttttttttgcagtgagTAAAACAAACTTTAATATCTTCCTTTTGTGTATGATTAAGATGGAGGAGGTGATGGCTTTCGGGGGAGTGGAGGTACGTTGAGTAGGGAGTTGTACAATGTTGTAATGTTGTAGATGTAGTGTAGATGCAGAAGTTGCTCAGAGTTGAACTCTTGACTCATTGTGGATGTCTCTGTTCAGGTTTCATGGGGAAAGATGAGGAAGTCGTTGGCAAAGGTGACTGCAGTGAACGCCCCAGATAAAAttctggggggagggggggttagaAAGTGAAAATAGGAATGTAGCAAACTTTCTGGCTCAAACAAACTGTAATGTAGTTCATGTGTaactataggcctacatggTGTATACTATAAATCAGCACATTCAAGGTATATAAGGACACAACTCAATTTGTAATGTGGCTACAATAGATGTCCGATGGTTTCAGGAGAAGCTATATTGCTATCTGCTTTTGTGGATGAAGTGGCAAGACTGGACTGAGATTGTATTGGTCATTATAAATGTAATGACTTGTTAAAGTGCTATTATATTCCACTAATGTGTCAACTATTTATACTCTTGATTTCTGCATTTGTTGGATTAGTTGGGTCAAGTTGATGCACTTCTCCTGTAATAAACCCCCCTAAAAGGAATACAAGCAGTGCTATACATACCTACATTGGTGTAAAAATGTTAAGAATGAGTACTAGAAGTAGGGATATGAATTAATAATGGTGGTCTTGCCCTGTACACAAAAGTTTAAAGTCCTGTGCTGTGTTTGTCACTTTGTAGGAGGAAGGGATGGTGAAAATGGAGGTGATGGAGAAAATGCTGGTAAGTTTTTGCCATTTTGCTCGGAAGCACAGAATTGCCCATTGGTGGTCCAGTCAGTGGGGGCCATGAGGGTAACTTGTCCTGTTGTTAATGTCAGTACTTTTCTGCCACAGGTCCGAAGGTGATCTAtgttcctcctccacctccggAAGAGGAGGATGCCGTCTTTTCGAAGTTTCAGACGGGCATTAATTTCGATAAATATGACGACATTTTGGTAGATGTGAGTGGAAGCAACCCACCACCGGCCATCGTGGTGAGTCTGTACTTGGTTCAGCTGTGTTCACGTTATCTCCATTTATTTGCATAGGGCTGCTTTTACTGAAGCTGGGGCTTGCCTTTTGCATAGTTAATACTGCTTGGGCGGAAACTGCTCTTGAATGTTGCATGTTGATTTGTGTGCAGGGTTCGTACGGGTGCTTGAAATCCTTGAAAATGCTTGAATTTTAATGTTGCGTTTTCAAGGTTTCAAAAGTGCTTGCATTTCGGATAAAGTGCTTGAAAATGCTTAAAATTGTAAGTGTATTTCTTTTGACACAAATAGCTTTCTGACGGAATAATACGCTTATTAGATGCAGAAAGTCAGAGAGTTTAAAATTAAAACTTCTCCGCCATGGTCATTGCTTGCGCCTCTGCGTGTGTGACTGATCTGCCCAGTATATGGATCTGTTTTCATGTGACGTTGTTGTAGATAGCCTACCTCTGACATGACGCAACACGGTGTCTCACGCAGCTCAAATAAAGTTCAATACCCACAAATCCATTGTCCAAAATAAATAATCGTCAGACCGAACCGAACAGTCGAACTTCAGCTCAGTTTTGTGGTTTAATGCTTATAGGCCCTACAAGTGGAAAGGACATTAAAACACCATGCATATCGTGCCGTTTGGCAAGAAGTTAAATTCATCTAATTATATAACGGTCATCTTCACGTCACCCAACGTCACATCTCCGCATTTCTAGCCTACTGGTTGGTAGCTCATGATAACAGATGTAGGCCTGTCTGCATGCCGTTGTAGGCAAGAAAGAGACATAATCAGTCTTGACTGTCATGAGAGTGAGCCTTAACATTAGTTTGAGTTTACATATTCAGCAAAGAATAGTTATTTGTTGagtgatttattttcttattttattttaagtatttatttatgtaatgttttttttgttgttctttGGTATATTGACTCAGTCAGTTAGATAGCAAGCAAAGTCTACTTCCAGACAGGTGACACATTTTtaagtttccctttaatttcTTTTCCTGCTAATAAGAAACACAATTTTGTCTGTTAAAACCATCTCTAAatgataaaaaagtaaaaatcattTTAAGTTAGCCTAGTCGTATAATACGTCATTTGCCACCGCTGTAAAGTGCTGGAAAATTGACCTTGAAAGTGCTTAAAAAGTGCTTGAATTTGATCTTGGAATAGGTGTACGAACcctgtgtgtgctttttgtaGCATTGCATGTTAACCTGGCCTCCTACATAAGTATGAGCTTTCATTGTAATCTGATTGTACATCCTCATAATTGTTCCACGTAATGCATTAcattgtttctttgttttttatCAATTTTGCACACCAGGCCAGATTCATATCTCAAGTAATGTCTTGGTCTTTTTTTCTGCTGATGTCTGCAGCTGAAGGAAGGAAACTTTATGTTGAGCTGCTTTGCTGTGAGTTCCTTATCTCCTGTATCTCTTCTCAGACTTTCGCAGAAGCAAACTTGTGCGAGTCGCTGAGCAGAAACGTTAGCAAGTCGGGTTACGTCAAACCCACCCCTGTCCAGAAGTATGGCATCCCCATCATTACTGCAGGCAGGGACCTCATGGCCTGCGCCCAAACAGGATCAGGAAAAACCGTAAGTTACCCCCATCTATCGAAGTAACGTTATATCCAACCACAGGTCAATTCCCTGTCAACAATTAAAGTGATCagccatttatttttttaacatgGACAACAGACCACAATGATTTAGTGGTACTTACATGCTAAGAATCAGTGTGGtctgtattgtttgtgtgtgtcatactttgtgagtgtgtgtgtgtgtgttgggtatggggggggggggggttgtggtgaAAGAGGGAATTTATGGATGTGTCTGGCGGTTGGTGCTAGTTTCCACATTGTCACTTCCTGCCGCAGGCTGCCTTCCTGTTACCCATCCTGCAGAAGCTCATGAGCGATGGAGTGGCGGCCAGCAAGTTCAGCGAGCAGCAGGAGCCCGAGGCAATCATCGTGGCCCCTACCCGAGAGCTCATCAACCAAATTTACCTGGAGGCGCGCAAGTTTGCATTTGGGTAGGCATGCTGTGTGAGACGGGGCATTGCATTGTAGTTTGCATGCCAAAACTTGTGTGGAAGTTCTTCAATATTAGAAAAGGAGAAGTTGTCCTTGCTGGTTTCGTCACATCTTTACCTCAGTGTGCTTTTACAAAGTTAACCCAATCACATGTTTTTGCTACCCTAACGTGTGgtgtacatcagtggttcttaactgatCTGGCTTTgagacccacaatttcccatgttcattaaGTCGAGacccattctttttttttttttttttttttctttttttttataacaagtgcctgtaggcctacttgtttggaacatgctgatgtttgacattaaatttgtgaagtcttcaactcctgatgtcacctttcaaagtactcGATAGGTTTGTCTTTGACAGGTGTGCTTTGTTTCCATGTGGCATTTTCTCTCGTGCCAGCAATTCAGTGAACACCGCACACTGGGGTTTCTGTCCCATTTTGCTagtctgggtgttcccatgcgcgatttgattcacgctgctaaggcagcctggagaccatggagcaaattttcgcctgagatagggaaccaatcacagaacaggggggaaagcaagacgatgatgagctatgcacagacgcatttgatagacatccgtggcacccaataaacggatctgggcatttttttcaaatacgagaaaatgaacgtttggttcccagaccacgtctcattgagaagtggtggcgctagccaggctaccatTTTGCCTCAATTTAAGTGAAACCATATCCTACTTAAAATATTCAGGGTCGTAGCCTACTAGTGTGTACTGCTAAAATGATGGCTAACATGATGTCTAACATGACATGTCCATGGCAATGACTGACATAGAAATAAAGTCTATCAAAATAAAGGCCCATTatctgaaatgttttttttatatatatatatatatatatatatatatataaccacAAACTCCATGATCCACCCAGGATGGTtccgcgacccacttttgggtcccgacccaccagttaagaaacactgctgtaTATGGATATGTTTTCGGAAACGGAACATGGATCTGTATGATCTTTAAAACCTGTTACATTCATTTGACCTGAACAAGGTATGGTTAGTGTACAGTATGGTAAATGCACATTGTTGCCCTGTGGTTGTATAGGACATGTGTGCGTCCAGTAGTGGTCTATGGAGGCATCAGCACGGGACACACAATCAGGGAAGTCCTGAAGGGCTGCAATGTGCTTTGTGGAACTCCAGGGAGACTGCTGGACATCATAGGAAGAGGAAAGGTTGGGCCTGCTTTGTTTTCCAAGTCATAAGCACATCATGAGTCTTGAACTGTACTGATGTGgttgaccgtgtgtgtgtgtgtttcaggttgGCTTGACTAAGTTGCGTTACCTGGTGCTGGACGAGGCTGACCGAATGCTGGACATGGGCTTTGAGCCAGACATGCGCAAGCTGGTGGGCTCTCCCGGAATGCCACCCAAAGAGGAGAGGCAGACACTGATGTTCAGTGCCACTTATCCAGAGGAGATCCAAAGGTCTGTCCTGACTTCTGAtgaagccttttttttttttcttcttttttttttgtctacatCTCAATGATGTTCTACGGCCATGTTTGATACTGAAGAGTGAAAGTGTCTGAAGCAccgttaaaaaatatttatggttAATTTAATAGTTGACGACAGAATAGTTATTGCAACCCAAAGGAAGGGAACATGTGTAATGAACCAGTACCCTGAAAATGTTGCGTTCAAATATTTTGAATCGTTTCAGGTAGCCTTGCAGTTGCAGTGTGCAAGGCCTTGCTAGACTGATTGTAATCTGCCGGTTTGCCTAAGTAAACTTGTATGTGGTCTCTTCCATCAGGTTGGCTGCGGATTTCCTGAAAGTAGACTACTTGTTTCTGGCAGTGGGTGTTGTTGGG
Encoded proteins:
- the ddx4 gene encoding probable ATP-dependent RNA helicase DDX4 isoform X1; the protein is MDDWEEEPVATSTITSFGDGGSSWNSGGQKSSFSRNDNEKSSWNSGGGAFGGRGGSRGRGGGGGGFNRSFSSGGDENGNDEGGRGGFRGGRGGRGSRGGGGFRDSFNSGNDQNGNDHEFNSDFGGRGRGRGGRGGRGRGGFQDGGGDGFRGSGGFMGKDEEVVGKGGRDGENGGDGENAGPKVIYVPPPPPEEEDAVFSKFQTGINFDKYDDILVDVSGSNPPPAIVTFAEANLCESLSRNVSKSGYVKPTPVQKYGIPIITAGRDLMACAQTGSGKTAAFLLPILQKLMSDGVAASKFSEQQEPEAIIVAPTRELINQIYLEARKFAFGTCVRPVVVYGGISTGHTIREVLKGCNVLCGTPGRLLDIIGRGKVGLTKLRYLVLDEADRMLDMGFEPDMRKLVGSPGMPPKEERQTLMFSATYPEEIQRLAADFLKVDYLFLAVGVVGGACSDVEQLILEVNQFSKRDQLLEILKTTGNERTMVFVETKRKADFIATFLCQEKLPTTSIHGDREQREREQALCDFRTGKCPVLVATSVAARGLDIEHVQHVVNFDLPSSVDEYVHRIGRTGRCGNTGRAVSFFDAEADTNIARSLVKVLSGAQQPVPDWLEKVAFGAHGTTGFNPRGNVFASTDTRKGGSFSADHAAPPATSAGGDEDDWE
- the ddx4 gene encoding probable ATP-dependent RNA helicase DDX4 isoform X2 translates to MDDWEEEPVATSTITSFGDGGSSWNSGGQKSSFSRNDNEKSSWNSGGGAFGGRGGSRGRGGGGGGFNRSFSSGGDENGNDEGGRGGFRGGRGGRGSRGGGGFRDSFNSGNDQNGNDHEFNSDFGGRGRGRGGRGGRGRGGFQDGGGDGFRGSGGGRDGENGGDGENAGPKVIYVPPPPPEEEDAVFSKFQTGINFDKYDDILVDVSGSNPPPAIVTFAEANLCESLSRNVSKSGYVKPTPVQKYGIPIITAGRDLMACAQTGSGKTAAFLLPILQKLMSDGVAASKFSEQQEPEAIIVAPTRELINQIYLEARKFAFGTCVRPVVVYGGISTGHTIREVLKGCNVLCGTPGRLLDIIGRGKVGLTKLRYLVLDEADRMLDMGFEPDMRKLVGSPGMPPKEERQTLMFSATYPEEIQRLAADFLKVDYLFLAVGVVGGACSDVEQLILEVNQFSKRDQLLEILKTTGNERTMVFVETKRKADFIATFLCQEKLPTTSIHGDREQREREQALCDFRTGKCPVLVATSVAARGLDIEHVQHVVNFDLPSSVDEYVHRIGRTGRCGNTGRAVSFFDAEADTNIARSLVKVLSGAQQPVPDWLEKVAFGAHGTTGFNPRGNVFASTDTRKGGSFSADHAAPPATSAGGDEDDWE
- the ddx4 gene encoding probable ATP-dependent RNA helicase DDX4 isoform X3 — encoded protein: MDDWEEEPVATSTITSFGDGGSSWNSGGQKSSFSRNGRGGGGGGFNRSFSSGGDENGNDEGGRGGFRGGRGGRGSRGGGGFRDSFNSGNDQNGNDHEFNSDFGGRGRGRGGRGGRGRGGFQDGGGDGFRGSGGFMGKDEEVVGKGGRDGENGGDGENAGPKVIYVPPPPPEEEDAVFSKFQTGINFDKYDDILVDVSGSNPPPAIVTFAEANLCESLSRNVSKSGYVKPTPVQKYGIPIITAGRDLMACAQTGSGKTAAFLLPILQKLMSDGVAASKFSEQQEPEAIIVAPTRELINQIYLEARKFAFGTCVRPVVVYGGISTGHTIREVLKGCNVLCGTPGRLLDIIGRGKVGLTKLRYLVLDEADRMLDMGFEPDMRKLVGSPGMPPKEERQTLMFSATYPEEIQRLAADFLKVDYLFLAVGVVGGACSDVEQLILEVNQFSKRDQLLEILKTTGNERTMVFVETKRKADFIATFLCQEKLPTTSIHGDREQREREQALCDFRTGKCPVLVATSVAARGLDIEHVQHVVNFDLPSSVDEYVHRIGRTGRCGNTGRAVSFFDAEADTNIARSLVKVLSGAQQPVPDWLEKVAFGAHGTTGFNPRGNVFASTDTRKGGSFSADHAAPPATSAGGDEDDWE